A portion of the Lathamus discolor isolate bLatDis1 chromosome 5, bLatDis1.hap1, whole genome shotgun sequence genome contains these proteins:
- the PNLDC1 gene encoding poly(A)-specific ribonuclease PNLDC1 isoform X5, with product MDVGAADFGRSLPRLRGRVRRAAFLAFDMEFTGLHSASLQNDKLSSGSVPSLFDSPVERYLKAKQSVQRFTVTQLGLAIFSNESSNKYVVHSYNFFLFPSTWGVTDVEFTLSASSIQFLSHYGFDYNKFLKDGIPYMNEAQEKILHQQLLEGSRKVSSTLDRDVLKKAIDEVTCWITEAKEEETMILQDLSGYQMLEVQLVLRQALQNVWTQPLGIKKVVVKKVSPQRRRLLENSPYDCCQKELILLSARGFTNLFQILVQAKKPLVGHNMLMDLMHLHDKFYKPLPESYEEFKRNIHNLFPVLLDTKTVTKSIWKKCQFPRVSSLMEVYAVLCSSNLNIKDSMCPEIAFASDCSRYAEKKSPHEAGYDAFLCGSVLLKSAHLLLCTSTDGAVEADPSFPQYLSVLAEYLNKVNFIRGGVSSIVRMNSRIFLGKMFPATIPLSWLSMSEAGQG from the exons ATGGATGTGGGGGCGGCCGATTTCGGGCGGAGTCTGCCGCGCCTGAGGGGCCGCGTCCGGCGAGCGGCCTTCCTGG CCTTTGATATGGAGTTTACTGGCTTACATTCAGCTTCCCTGCAAAATGACAAGCTCAG TTCTGGTTCTGTTCCTAGCCTGTTTGATTCCCCTGTGGAGCGGTACCTGAAGGCCAAGCAGAGTGTGCAGCGCTTCACCGTTACTCAGCTTG GGCTGGCAATATTCTCAAATGAAAGTTCAAACAA GTATGTAGTACATTCATAcaacttctttctctttccctcaaCATGGGGGGTTACGGATGTCGAATTCACCCTCTCTGCATCTAGCATTCAGTTCCTGTCTCATTATGGCTTTGACTATAATAAG TTCCTCAAAGATGGAATCCCATATATGAATGAGGCACAAGAGAAGATCCTTCACCAGCAGCTCTTAGAGGGTAGCAGGAAAGTGAGCAG CACTCTGGACAGGGATGTACTGAAGAAAGCTATTGATGAAGTGACCTGTTGGATAACtgaagcaaaggaagaagagacTATGATTCTGCAGGATCTGAGTG GCTATCAGATGCTTGAAGTTCAGCTGGTTCTGAGACAGGCTCTCCAAAATGTTTGGACACAGCCTCTTGGAATCAAGAAG GTAGTGGTGAAAAAAGTGAGTCCCCAGCGTCGTCGGCTTCTGGAGAACTCTCCTTATGACTGCTGCCAGAAAGAGCTCATTCTCCTGTCTGCCCGGGGCTTCACCAACCTCTTCCAGATACTTGTTCAAGCCAAGAAG CCTCTGGTGGGACACAACATGCTCATGGACCTTATGCATCTTCATGACAAGTTCTACAAGCCCCTTCCAG aaagctaTGAGGAGTTTAAAAGGAACATTCACAACCTTTTTCCTGTCCTATTAGACACCAAGACTGTAACAAAATCCATATGGAAG AAGTGTCAGTTTCCTCGGGTATCTAGTCTTATGGAGGTGTATGCAGTTTTGTGCAG CAGCAACCTAAATATCAAGGATTCAATGTGCCCTGAGATAGCTTTTGCAAGTGACTGCTCAAGATACG CTGAGAAGAAATCACCTCACGAGGCAGGCTATGATGCATTTCTGTGTGGTTCAG TTCTTCTGAAGTCAGCCCATTTGCTACTGTGCACATCCACAGA CGGTGCAGTGGAGGCTGATCCCTCTTTCCCTCAGTATCTCTCCGTGTTAGCCGAGTACCTGAACAAAGTGAATTTCATCCGAGGTGGTGTTTCAAGCATTGTGCGTATGAACAGCAG AATTTTTCTGGGGAAGATGTTCCCTGCCACCATCCCCCTCTCCTGGTTGTCCATGTCCGAGGCTGGCCAGGGCTGA